TggttttttaaccttttttgttgtttggctGTGTGTCTGCACCTTGCCGAGGACGCAGTTAAACGTATTAAGGTTGCCATGGGATACGCAGTACACAGATATGTCGTTGCTTTATTGctcttttatttgcattttgccAACGGAGATGTGAGCTATTCCTTTTCAGAGGAGATGCGACGCGGGTCCGTGATCGGAAATATTGCCAAAGACTTGGGTTTGGAAGCAAGCAAGCTATCCCCTCGAAAGGCTCGTATTGATACCGATGGAAGTGACAAACGTTATTTTGAAATAAACCTCAGTAACGGGGATCTAGTTGTTGCCGAGAGGATTGACAGAGAGAGCCTTTGTGGAGACAAAACATCCTGCATTTTGAAAGAAGAACTTATGCTAGAGAATCCGTTAGAATTGCAACGAATTAGTCTACATATCCAGGATATAAATGATAATTCTCCACAATTTGATAAAGAATTAATACATATAGATATTAGCGAATCTGCGGCAAAAGGTGCCCGTTTTCCCATCGAGGAAGCTCATGATGCAGACGTAGGCCAATTTTCAGTACAGTCATATAACCTCCAGAGGAATGATAATTTTATCCTTGGTGTTGAAACTCATTCTGTTGAGCTTGTGCTTAACAAAGAGCTTGACCGTGAACAATCTGAAGAAATAAACCTACTTCTAACGGCTCTGGACGGTGGTTCCCCTCAGAGGTCAGGTACTGTGCTTATTCACATCACTGTGCTGGATGCTAATGACAATGTTCCAGTGTTCACCCAGGCAGTCTATAAGACCACTCTGCCTGAGAACTCTCCAATAGATACTGTTGTCCTGACAGTAAGTGCAACTGATGCAGACGAGGGATTAAATGGAGAGGTGACATACGATTTTGGACACGTTTCAGAAGATGTTAAGTCAATATTTATCATAGATCATAAGACAGGTGATATAAAATTGAACTCGGCGCTTGACTTTGAAACTATTTTTTCGTTTGAGCTGCGCGTCACAGCAAAAGACGGGTTAGGATTGACTTCTTATGCAAAAGTAATCATCGATGTTactgatgtaaatgacaacGTCCCTGTTATATTTCTAAAATCCCTGACGAATCCCATATCTGAGAACGTGTCGCCTGGTACAGAGGTGGGCATCATTAATGTGCAGGACAGAGACTCTGAGAATAACCGACAGGTCCGCTGCTCACTTCAGCAAAACGTCCCTTTTATGTTGGTTCCCTCTATAAAAAACTATTATTCTCTGGTGACCACAGGACAGCTGGACCGTGAACTAGTGTCCGATTACAACATTACAATCACTGCCACTGATGAGGGCTCTCCACCTCTGTCCTCCTCTAAAACTGTTCAGTTATCTGTAGCTGACATCAACGACAACCCACCTGTGTTTGAGGAACAGTCCTACAGCGCATATGTGAGTGAAAATAACAAACCTGGCTCCACTTTATGTTCCGTTACTGCTCGAGACCCCGACTGGAGACAAAACGGTACAGTGATTTATTCTCTGTTACCTGGTGAGGTGAACGGTGCCCCGGTGTCCTCCTATCTGTCTGTTAACGGAGACACGGGGGTGATCCTCGCTGTGAGGTCGTTTGATTATGAACAGTTCAGGAGTTTTAAAGTCCACGTGATGGCCATAGACAACGGTTCTCCTCCTCTCAGAAGCAACGTAAGCGTCAGTGTGTTCATATCGGATGTGAATGACAACTCTCCTCAGATTCTGTACCCCGCCCCGGAGGGCAGCTCCTTCATGACCGAGCTGGTCCCCAAAGCTGCACACGGAGGCTCTCTGGTGTCCAAAGTGATCGCGGTGGACGCGGACTCCGGACAGAACGCCTGGCTGTCCTATCATATAGTCAAATCCACTGATCCGGGACTTTTCAGTATTGGTCTCCACAGCGGAGAGATCAGGACACAGCGGGACATTTCCGAATCTGACAGCATGAAACAGAACCTTATTGTGGCAGTGAAAGATAACGGACAGCCCTCTCTGTCTGCCACCTGTGCCATGTATTTACTTATATCTGATAACTTGGCTGAGGTGCCAGAACTGAAGGATATTTCTTATGATGAGAAGAACTCCAAACTGACCTCTTACCTGATCATTGCGCTGGTGTCTGTGTCCACCTTCTTTCTgaccttcatcatcatcatcctgggTGTGAGGTTTTGTCGCAGGAGAAAGCCCAGACTGTTGTTTGATGGAGCGGTTGCCATCCCCAGCGCTTATCTCCCTCCTAATTACGCAGATTCTGACGGCACAGGAACTTTACGCAGCACTTACAATTATGACGCCTACCTGACAACAGGATCCAGAACCAGTGACTTTAAGTTTGTATCATCTTACAATGACAACACGCTGCCTGCTGACCAGACTCTGAAGAAAAGTCCAACAGACTTTGCTGAAGTGTTTGGAGATGATGATAGTTTCCCTGAGGTAGGAAACAGTCTTGTTTTATCTCTTTCACCTACTCCGTCATAATTATGTGTCATTAGTTTGGATTTTCTTCGATTGGCATAGcttctttttatcttttaaagttaaaattgAGCATTTTGAATGAACAGTTGGGGTTGCATAACATGACAGTTGGACAAGATGTGGAAgatttattttcatataatGTGACTTTGTACCAGTCTTTTCAATATATTCTGAAATTTGATCCAAATTAAACCAAAATAGTTTGATCCCTCCTTTTCTCCAGAGAGTTAAGAATGTAACAATAGAAAagtacatttttttcttgcatgtgatATCTTTTACATTGCATCCACTTtctctgtccatggtgctgactATTCACAGGTTTTGAACTTACTTTCAGAGGAATTATAGTACTGAAATCCTTGTGTTATGATGTCAAACATAATGCCAAATTTTCATAGATCAGTACATGACCATTTTTCATTTAGTATTTTAGTCTGACCTTTCAACAAGAATATTATTTTTGCCTCTTATCTACTCCTCTGTCACAGAGATAATCTTATGTGAAGAACTCACTTAACTTTACTTCTGACAGTTATTGTATCAGAGCAATTCAGagtctttgttttgctttgcttGACGAATCTTGCATCCTTGGCATCACTAAtcatgtattattttattttaaatttatgAATCTCAATCCTATTTCAGGTTCTTATGACTTGAAGTATTTCACATATATTATATCCTTTACACAGACTTAAATCAACAGGCTTCTCCTTTTTTCtatatatatttctatttgTTGGTATCTTTGTTTGATAGATGTCCAAGTGTTTCATCACAGTTTTTTCATGATTTAGAGTAGAAAATAGATGCACCTTAGCACAATCATCTTTAAACAACAACTTTACAAATATAGTTTAATCTTGAGAGTTAGTCAACCTAATCTTCTATACTTTTCCATTAAAAGCTGCAGTTTAAGTTGTAGTGACATTTTATAAGTTGTTGATCACTGTCAACATAATGTTAAAGTGGTGAAATATGCATTAGAGCAACAGTTCATACCAATTATAAAAGTATATTTATGTTTCCCCATTACTAATGATTTTCAACTGATTACGAATAATTCTGTGATTTAAGACCACTGGAACAAGTCAGAAATCATATCAACATTTGTTCAGTGTCTACAAGTTTGTGCTGACTTCGAGGATACTAATAGTGTTTCCTTACATATAGAAAGTTCCAGGCTTGAACCTACATAGTCTGTTGGCTGTAAGGAGTTGTCATTTTGCCTGCAGAGATTTACATGGGTACTCCATCTTCTCCCGAAGcttgaaactttgttttctctttctgtttgttcaccTTGTGGTGGGCTTGTGATCTATGTGGTTGTAAAAGTCTCGGCTCTCGTCAGAGATCTTTCAAAAGTGGAAGACGAACAATTTAGTTCACAGTCAGCTTGTGTTACATAATTGAGGAAGTTCTACATTGGCTTAGAAAGGGCAGTAAATAGTTGTTTCATACTTCACATTTGAAAGTGAAGATTGTTTCTTCACAAGTTTGAATTCAAGAAACTGATTGAGAAAGCATTTCTGTGTTGGACAACAGTCCTTCTTAACACAGTTAAGGGAGTGTGAAGATGGTGGAGAAAACAGATCATGTGCACAAAGAGGGAATCAAACATGGAcaaaaattattttgaaataaaaatatacaaaagataCCAAATGAAGCATGAGAATAGTTTATCTTAATGTCTTCAAACAACGTTATTTGTTTGTGATTTTTCCAATTGGTAACAATACTTTTTGCTCCATTTTGGGTGATTAATGTAAGAAATGTTATAATTGATCTGAACATAATTTACCTTTTAATTCacgtttttttgtgtatttcagTAGGCTTCTAATCCTCTGTCCATGTTGTAACTTAAAAAATACTCATGGTGTCAGTGTATACCAGCAATCGAGAAGGGACAGTCATTCTCCTCCTTGTGTGTCAGCGAATTCAAAGCTTCATTTTCCTGTTGTATTTCAGTTGACTAAAGCGCCTCGTGTCTGACTGCGATGTgaatttgttttagtttttttttggaagGAATGCACCGTTGATATATTTGATCTACTCAGTAATAGTTTTAGTGTGCCCGTTTTCTTTGTTGCACCAATAATGGGATACGGAGTATTTGCGCTGCACCTCGGccttgcttttatttttatcttcctTCATTCAGTCAATGGAGACGTGAGCTACTCTGTTCCggaggaaatgaaaaaaggaTCCGTAATTGGGAATATTGCTAAGGATCTGGGACTTGAAGTGAGGAGATTGTCAGCTCGCAAGGCCCGTATTGATACAGAGGATAACAGTGTTCAGTACTGCGGCGTGAATCTTAACACTGGAGAGTTGATTGTTCAAGAAAGGATCGACAGAGAAAGTCTTTGTGCCAAAAAACCTTCCTGTGTTATCAAACAGGAGGTCGTGCTGGAAAATCCTTTAGAGCTTCATCGCATCAGTATTCGCGTTCAAGATATCAACGATAACTCCCCACAGTTCAAAGAGGAATCACTCAAATTAGAAATTCAGGAATCAGCAATTAAAGGAGCTGGTTTTCTTCTCGATGAGGCGCACGACGCAGACATCGGAGATAATGCTGTTCAGGGCTACTTACTCCAACAAAATGAttatttcaaattaaatgtCAAGACAAAAGGCATTGGACGAAAATATGGTGAATTGGTGTTAGAGAAGGAATTAGACAGAGAGGAGAAAAGAGAAGTTACGTTGTTGCTCACCGCAATTGATGGTGGATCTCCTCAGAGATCCGGCACTGTAGTCATCCACGTTACTGTTCTGGATGCTAATGATAATGTACCAGTGTTCAGTCAGAATGTCTATAAAGCGAGTCTGCCCGAAAACTCTCCTTTAGACACTGTTGTTCTTACTGTGAGTGCCACTGACGCAGATGAGGGGGTAAATGGTGATGTTACTTACGGGTTTGACCATGTTTCAGATGAAAACCAAGTATTTACTCTGAATCCTAAAACAGGAGAAGTTAACGTGGCGGGACCTATTGATTATGAAAAGGAGTCGTCCTACGAAATACAAATCAGCGCCAAAGATGGTTTGGGATTAGCGTCATATGCAACTTTATTAATTGAGGTTTTGGATATAAATGACAATCCCCCAGTTATATTTCTAAAATCCCTGACTAATCCCATACCTGAGAACGTGTCACCTGGTGTAGAGGTGGGCATCATTAATGTGCAGGACAGAGACTCTGGGGATAACCGACAGGTCCGCTGCTCTATTCAGCAAAACGTCCCTTTTAAGTTGGTTCCCTCtattaaaaattattattcTCTGGTGACCACAGGACAGTTGGACCGTGAACTAGTGTCTGATTACAACATTACAATCACTGCCACTGATGAGGGCTCTCCACCTCTGTCCTCCTCTAAAACTGTTCAGTTATCTGTAGCTGACATCAACGACAACCCACCTGTGTTTGAGGAACAGTCCTACAGCGCATATGTGAGTGAAAATAACAAACCTGGCTCCACTTTATGTTCCGTTACTGCTCGAGACCCCGACTGGAGACAAAACGGTACAGTGATTTATTCTCTGTTACCTGGTGAGGTGAACGGTGCCCCGGTGTCCTCCTATCTGTCTGTTAACGGAGACACGGGGTTAATCCTCGCTATGAGGTCGTTTGATTATGAACAGTTCAGGAGTTTTAAAGTCCACGTGATGGCCAGAGACAACGGTTCTCCTCCTCTCAGCAGCAACGTGAGCGTCAGTGTGTTCATATCGGATGTGAATGACAACTCTCCACAGATACTGTACCCCGCCCCGGAGGGCAGCTCCTTCATGACCGAGCTGGTCCCCAAAGCTGCACACGGAGGCTCTCTGGTGTCCAAAGTGATAGCAGTGGACGCGGACTCCGGACAGAACGCCTGGCTGTCCTATCATATAGTCAAATCCACTGATCCGGGACTTTTCAGTATTGGTCTCCACAGCGGAGAGATCAGGACACAGCGGGACATTTCCGAATCTGACAGCATGAAACAGAACCTTATTGTGGCAGTGAAAGATAACGGACAGCCCTCTCTGTCTGCCACCTGTGCCATGTATTTACTTATTTCTGACAACTTGGCTGAGGTGCCAGAACTGAAGGATATTTCTTATGATGAGAAGAACTCCAAACTGACCTCTTACCTGATCATCGCGCTGGTGTCTGTGTCCACCTTCTTTCTgaccttcatcatcatcatcctgggTGTGAGGTTTTGTCGCAGGAGAAAGCCCAGACTGTTGTTTGATGGAGCAGTTGCCATCCCCAGCGCTTATCTCCCTCCTAATTACGCAGATGTTGACGGCACAGGAACTTTACGCAGCACTTACAATTATGACGCCTACCTGACAACAGGATCCAGAACCAGTGACTTTAAGTTTGTATCATCTTACAATGACAACACGCTGCCTGCTGACCAGACTCTGAAGAAAAGTCCATCAGACTTTGCTGAAGTGTTTGGAGATGGTGATAGTTTCCCTGAGGTAGGCAACAGCATTGTTTCATCCGTCTAACATACTTTTCAACATGATTTGCTGACTTTAGTTTCGGTTTTCCTTGACTGACATAGCCCCTTTGTATCTTATTAAAGTTAAAATTAAGTGTTTTAAAATAACAGTTGGAGTTGCATCATTTGACAGGGGGACAACAATTGAATGGTTTCATTTGTTTAATATGTTCTGAAACTGGATCCAAACTTCACCGAAATAGTTTCCCCCCTTCTGTTTTCCAGAAAGTTAaaattttaacaaaataaaagtatttagaaaaaaaatatgaatattttttcttttctaaaatgTAATTTTAAGAATCTTACCAAACAGTTTTTCTTGCATATAATATCTTTTGCGTTTCATCCACTTtctctgtccatggtgctgactATTCACAGGTTTTGAACTTACTTTCAGATTAATTATATCACTTAAATCCTTGTGTACAACATCAAGCCCCATTATCATAGTTCAATAAATAGATGACcatttttcatttagttttttgaGTCTGACCTTTTAACAAGAACATTATTTTTGCCTCTTATCTACTTCGCTGTTACTCAAATACTCATATGTGGAGAACTCACTTTAACTTTACTTCTGATAGTTATTTTCTCAGAGCAATTTGgagtgtttgttttggtttgcaTGACAAGtattgttttgatttaaaatttgTGAATATCAATCCTATCTTAAAATATGCCAAACAAGTTCAACCTAAATACTTCTCATCAgtcatttttagtttttaggGTCTATTAGATATTTTAATAGTTATAGATACATATACATTGAGTACCTATTTCACGCCTTCATAAACTTGTCATTCAATTTGAACTCAGAATAAATTATATGACTTTAAAAACtactttaacttcagtgtagtgatgcttttatttattcagttttcaaagtATTTGCTAAATTTTGACATGCTACGTCATAGTATCAGAAGATTTAAAcgatgtttgtctttttttttttcatgcctcCTCAAAACGAAACTATTTGTTGCCAAAGCatcatttctctgtgtttcgTTTGTGATGACTTTCAATAAGTTCCGTTTGTCTCTGTCCTTGGTGCTGAAGCTTTTGTTTAAATTTGTAGTCTCTTTTGATAGCAACTTGTCCCTTTCTTTAATTTATCGTTTTTTTAAGCATCAGTAGTTTTAGATTATAGTTAAACTTTTACATTACTTCGACTGAGTTTCCGAAACTCTTTTTCCATTTCACATTTTGATACTATAGAAGATTAAGAGAACACTTACTGAAGTGGAAAATGTTAAAACGTGTTTTTCTGAGTAAAATTGTGTTTCCATTTATTATTAACTGGACTTATGTTATTTTCTTGATCTTAT
Above is a genomic segment from Odontesthes bonariensis isolate fOdoBon6 chromosome 13, fOdoBon6.hap1, whole genome shotgun sequence containing:
- the LOC142397750 gene encoding protocadherin gamma-A11-like isoform X23 → MGYGVFALHLGLAFIFIFLHSVNGDVSYSVPEEMKKGSVIGNIAKDLGLEVRRLSARKARIDTEDNSVQYCGVNLNTGELIVQERIDRESLCAKKPSCVIKQEVVLENPLELHRISIRVQDINDNSPQFKEESLKLEIQESAIKGAGFLLDEAHDADIGDNAVQGYLLQQNDYFKLNVKTKGIGRKYGELVLEKELDREEKREVTLLLTAIDGGSPQRSGTVVIHVTVLDANDNVPVFSQNVYKASLPENSPLDTVVLTVSATDADEGVNGDVTYGFDHVSDENQVFTLNPKTGEVNVAGPIDYEKESSYEIQISAKDGLGLASYATLLIEVLDINDNPPVIFLKSLTNPIPENVSPGVEVGIINVQDRDSGDNRQVRCSIQQNVPFKLVPSIKNYYSLVTTGQLDRELVSDYNITITATDEGSPPLSSSKTVQLSVADINDNPPVFEEQSYSAYVSENNKPGSTLCSVTARDPDWRQNGTVIYSLLPGEVNGAPVSSYLSVNGDTGLILAMRSFDYEQFRSFKVHVMARDNGSPPLSSNVSVSVFISDVNDNSPQILYPAPEGSSFMTELVPKAAHGGSLVSKVIAVDADSGQNAWLSYHIVKSTDPGLFSIGLHSGEIRTQRDISESDSMKQNLIVAVKDNGQPSLSATCAMYLLISDNLAEVPELKDISYDEKNSKLTSYLIIALVSVSTFFLTFIIIILGVRFCRRRKPRLLFDGAVAIPSAYLPPNYADVDGTGTLRSTYNYDAYLTTGSRTSDFKFVSSYNDNTLPADQTLKKSPSDFAEVFGDGDSFPEQKPPNNDWRFTQGQRPGPSGPHMPYGTHIRWTPKSGTRATGGPEVAMGTGPWPQPPTEAEQLQALMAAANEVSEATATLGPGTMGLSTRYSPQFTLQHVPDYRQNVYIPGSTATLTSNPQQQQATAQQATQQALPPPQASAQPEPPKAAQTPASKKKSTKKEKK